The Thermotoga maritima MSB8 region TTTCTGATCGTGGAAAAACAAAAGGTGGACGAGGTTCTGGCCAGAGTGGATGGAACAGTCGTTGGGAAGGTATCCTCAGACTGGAGAATCGAGTACGGAGGTGAGGGGGGATAAGTGTGATCGAGAGTTTCGTTAAAGGATTCAGGGAGATAGTTCAAAATACAAAACTCGCTGTGATAAGCGTTATGGCTCTCGTTCTGGGGTTTGTGACGGAAGTGCTTTACATCTTTGCCGGAAAGTACGATTTTCTGAGCTTCGATTTCTTCGTCATAAAACTCTTTGAAGAGGTACTGCTCGCATTGTTGATGGGACTACTTCTGGTTCCAAGAAGAAGAGAAAATCTTCTCAGTCTTCTCGTGTTTTCAGCGTTTTACGGGTTGACGGTAAGTGCTGGTTTTTCTCTGTTCGTCCTTCCCGGTTTTGTGGCCTTCATGTTTCTCTTCTTTGTCCCCCTGCTCTCCGCTAAAGACGAATCTCCTTCCAGCGTCCTGGAAAAGAACTACAGAATGGTGTTCAAAGGGGAAAAGACGGTGGACGTTTTCCTCGCTGCAGCCGTTGTGTTCATCGTCTGGTTCATACCGTACCTGGGTTCCATAATATCGAATCTCTTGAGAGTCGTTCTGGTCTACTCGATGTACCGGATAATGGAGGGATCCTATGAAAAGACTGAGAGTGACACTGGCTCAGCTTAATCCGACCCTTGGAGACTTCGAGGGAAATCTGAAGAAGGCAATAGAAGCCCTCAGAGTGGCGGAAGACCGGGGAAGTGATCTCCTTGTCTTCCCGGAGCTCTTTCTTCCCGGTTATCCTCCTGAAGACCTCATGCTCAGGCTCTCATTCCTCAGAGAGAACAGAAAATACCTCCAGAAGTTCGCTCAGCATACAAGAAATCTCGGTGTTACCGTCTTGATGGGCTTCATAGACAGCGACGAGGATGCGTACAACGCCGCCGCGGTTGTGAAAGACGGTGAGATCCTTGGAGTGTACAGGAAGATATCTCTGCCGAACTACGGGGTTTTCGATGAGAGAAGATACTTCAAACCCGGAGAGGAACTCCTCGTCGTGAAAATAGGCAACATCAAAGTGGGAGTTACCATCTGCGAAGACATTTGGAATCCAGTGGAACCGAGCGCCTCGCTTTCCTTGGGTGAGGGAGTTCATCTCATAGCGAATCTTTCGGCTTCTCCCTACCACGTGGGGAAACCTGTTCTGAGAAAGGACTATCTTTCCATGAAGGCTTACGACTATCACGTGGCCATGGCCTACTGCAACATGGTCGGGGGTCAGGACGAACTCGTCTTCGATGGAGGAAGCATGGTGGTTGACGCTTCAGGAGAGGTCATAAACTACGGAAAGCTCTTCGAAGAGGAGATCATCACGGTGGATCTGGATCTGGACGAGAACCTCAGAGTCTCGCTGGTAGATCCTAGAAGAAGGTACATGAAGACTCAGAACTATCCGGTGAAAACCGTGGAAGCGGGAAATCTCCGGGAGAAATCCGGGCATTTTGAACCGGTGGTGAATCCTCTTCCTGTGAGAGAAGAAGAGATGTTCAGGGCTCTGATCACGGGTCTGAGAGACTACGTGAGGAAAAACGGTTTTGAAAAGGTCGTGATAGGGCTCAGTGGGGGAATGGACTCTTCCCTCGTCGCGGTCATAGCAACAGAAGCCCTGGGAAAAGAGAACGTGAAAGGTGTCCTCATGCCGTCCATGTACACCTCAAAAGAAAGTATCGAAGACGCGCAAACACTGGCAAAAAATCTGGGCATAGAGACTTTCATCATTCCCATCACGGATGTGTTTCACTCCTACCTCGAAACACTCAAAGGCGTTTTCGCTGGGCGAGAACCAGATATAACCGAAGAGAATCTTCAGGCGAGGATCAGAGGAAACTACCTCATGGCACTTTCCAACAAGTTCGGATGGCTCGTTCTCACAACGGGAAACAAAAGCGAGATGGCAACGGGATACGCGACTCTCTACGGAGACATGGCGGGAGGATTCGCCGTTATAAAGGATGTTTACAAGACAGACGTTTACAGAATAGGAAGATGGTACAACAGCTGGAGAGGAAAAGAGATCATTCCGGAAAACATCTTCGTGAAACCCCCAACGGCGGAGCTCAGGCCGGGCCAGACGGACCAGGAGAAACTACCACCGTACGAGGTGCTCGATGAAATACTGAGACTCTACATAGAAGAAGGGCTCGATCCAGAAGAAATCGCATCAAAAGGCTTCGACAGGAAGACCGTGCTCGACGTGACGGAAATGATACGAAAGAACGAATACAAGAGAAAACAGGCCGCTATCGGCGTGAAGATCTCCACGAGAGCTTTTGGGAAAGACTGGAGAATGCCGATCACGAACAGATTTAAAGAACCTCTTTGAGAACGTTCAGGATTTCCTCGGGTTTCACCAGAGCAACCGCACCCGCTTCAAGAAGCGCTTTACCGTCGTTCAAAGAGTGAACGACTCCATAGATTCTTTCTATGCCGGCGCTTTTTGCGGCTTCAACACCGCTCTTTGAGTCTTCGAAGACCACAACCTTCTCTGGGACCACATTCAACCTTTCCAGAACGAGAAGGTATATCTCTGGATCAGGCTTTCCGTTCTTCACCTGATCACCGAACACCATGACGTCGAAGTACTTTTCGAGATCGAGTCTTCTCAATCTCTCCAGCGCTTCTCGCTGTGGTGTGGAGGTTGCGAGCGCGAGTTTTATTCTTTTGCTCTTTACGAACTCGAGCGCCTCTCTTACACCCGGATTTTCCTTGAGAAGCTCAGAGAAAACGCGCTTTTTTTCTTCGTGGACCCTCTTTTTGAAGTTCTCCAGAGAATCTTTTATCTCCAGAGCTTCCATGAGGATGGGAAGACCTTCTCTTTCAGGAACTCCCATTATTCTCCTGTGGAGATCCTCCGTGTAAGGTTTTCCATAGCTTTCCGCGACTCTTCTGTAAGCTTCGAAGTAGAGAGGCTCTGTGTCCATGAGCACTCCATCCATGTCGAAAATCACCGCTTCCATTCCTTACTCCTCCTTTCTTTTAAAAGAATAACATGAGAAGTTTAACCTGTCTAAATCGGATCTTTGTGGTAGTATTAAATATGAAACCACGACCAGGGGGGTTTCTAAATGGTATCCAGGAGAATATCAGAGATTCCCATATCGAAAACCATGGAACTCGACGCGAAGGCCAAAGCCCTCATAAAAAAGGGAGAAGACGTGATCAATCTAACGGCTGGTGAGCCGGATTTTCCCACACCGG contains the following coding sequences:
- a CDS encoding NAD+ synthase, translating into MKRLRVTLAQLNPTLGDFEGNLKKAIEALRVAEDRGSDLLVFPELFLPGYPPEDLMLRLSFLRENRKYLQKFAQHTRNLGVTVLMGFIDSDEDAYNAAAVVKDGEILGVYRKISLPNYGVFDERRYFKPGEELLVVKIGNIKVGVTICEDIWNPVEPSASLSLGEGVHLIANLSASPYHVGKPVLRKDYLSMKAYDYHVAMAYCNMVGGQDELVFDGGSMVVDASGEVINYGKLFEEEIITVDLDLDENLRVSLVDPRRRYMKTQNYPVKTVEAGNLREKSGHFEPVVNPLPVREEEMFRALITGLRDYVRKNGFEKVVIGLSGGMDSSLVAVIATEALGKENVKGVLMPSMYTSKESIEDAQTLAKNLGIETFIIPITDVFHSYLETLKGVFAGREPDITEENLQARIRGNYLMALSNKFGWLVLTTGNKSEMATGYATLYGDMAGGFAVIKDVYKTDVYRIGRWYNSWRGKEIIPENIFVKPPTAELRPGQTDQEKLPPYEVLDEILRLYIEEGLDPEEIASKGFDRKTVLDVTEMIRKNEYKRKQAAIGVKISTRAFGKDWRMPITNRFKEPL
- a CDS encoding HAD family hydrolase — protein: MEAVIFDMDGVLMDTEPLYFEAYRRVAESYGKPYTEDLHRRIMGVPEREGLPILMEALEIKDSLENFKKRVHEEKKRVFSELLKENPGVREALEFVKSKRIKLALATSTPQREALERLRRLDLEKYFDVMVFGDQVKNGKPDPEIYLLVLERLNVVPEKVVVFEDSKSGVEAAKSAGIERIYGVVHSLNDGKALLEAGAVALVKPEEILNVLKEVL